One Maribacter cobaltidurans genomic window carries:
- a CDS encoding efflux RND transporter permease subunit, with product MEEKEKAQKNSPRKEGAIAYMARNSIATNLLMLLLLCGGIFTMYTIQKEVFPEFQLDFVEVSVAYPGASPAEVEQGILQPVEEAVRGVNGIKEIVSEAREGSGQVTIELVAGTERMRAFQDIDQAINRIRTFPDDIEEPEVALQNRQRDVIQIGLFGNADIWTLRQLAERLRTILLNNPEITQVELGNVPEYETRIEVPRKNLQKYNLTLGQIADIIRQSSSDVPAGAVQTQSGEILLRMQERKQWAEEFGNITIVSSSDGAKLLLRDIATITDGFEEIGFHGQFNQENYVELRIFRIGDQSPLKIAEEVQGILDDFQLPPGIKYRTDSNRAADYEERLSLLTENGVLAILIVLVILTLFLEYRLAFWVMMGMTVSFIGGMILLPLIGISVNMISMFGFLVVLGIVVDDAIVVGENVYEYRQKGLSPIKAAIEGTKDVSLPVTFSIVTTIIAFVPLLFMPGETGKFWQPLPAVVIVILSVSLIEALFILPSHLAHLKKEKNKNKWVRKLEGWQGAFAKGFDNFIEKRYRPILDKCLQYRYITLCAAVTLLLIVGGYGYSGHMGMIMMPEVAADEIECGVRLPVGTTPDQAAKVANEISDATQRMFEEHNLYEVAEGIKTNVRGQNFIDVEIVMLPPDQRDITAGEMIALWRDNIGDIQGVDQITFEAERGPGGARQAISVDLSHSDIDVLERASASFVERMKAFSNTRDVTDNYNKGKLQYDFKLLPQGRNLGLTSDEIGRQVRDGFFGALAMRQLRGMNEIEVRVKLPLEERKDIKNLQDFLIRTSDGIEVPLMDVVEVEQREAFTSINRRDGRRVVNVGMDVEPANSVSRVLASMQEEVLPQLRSDFPGTTWTFEGSQADMRESTNTLKAGFSIAMLLIYALLAIAFSSYTQPLIVMTAIPFGIVGAVIGHILLGYDLSLVSLMGVIALSGVVVNDSLIMIDYANKRRLAGDSIYESIHEAGLRRFRPIILTTMTTFGGLAPIILETSSQAFYLIPMAISLGFGIIFATTIILVIVPCLYLVLEDIKLMRKKGSTVKRVDVLEA from the coding sequence ATGGAAGAAAAAGAAAAGGCCCAAAAAAATAGCCCAAGAAAGGAAGGTGCCATCGCCTATATGGCCCGAAATTCCATTGCTACAAATTTATTGATGTTATTGTTGTTGTGTGGTGGAATCTTTACGATGTACACCATTCAAAAGGAAGTTTTCCCGGAATTCCAATTGGATTTCGTAGAGGTATCCGTTGCCTACCCGGGCGCGTCCCCGGCAGAGGTAGAACAGGGAATTTTGCAACCTGTGGAAGAAGCTGTTCGAGGCGTCAATGGGATAAAGGAAATTGTGTCCGAAGCACGTGAGGGATCGGGACAAGTTACCATTGAATTGGTGGCAGGCACCGAAAGAATGAGGGCCTTTCAGGATATTGACCAGGCCATCAACAGAATACGGACCTTCCCCGATGACATTGAGGAACCCGAAGTAGCCCTCCAAAACCGCCAGAGGGATGTAATTCAAATTGGGCTGTTCGGAAATGCGGATATCTGGACGCTAAGACAGCTTGCGGAACGATTACGGACCATTTTACTGAACAATCCAGAAATTACCCAGGTGGAACTAGGTAACGTTCCAGAATATGAAACCCGGATAGAAGTACCGCGTAAAAACCTGCAAAAGTATAATCTTACCTTGGGCCAAATCGCGGATATCATCAGACAAAGCAGTAGCGATGTTCCCGCTGGAGCGGTACAAACACAAAGTGGGGAAATTCTACTGCGTATGCAGGAAAGGAAACAATGGGCCGAAGAGTTCGGCAACATTACTATCGTTTCTTCCAGTGATGGTGCCAAGTTACTTCTTAGGGACATCGCGACGATTACGGACGGTTTTGAGGAAATCGGTTTTCATGGTCAGTTCAACCAAGAAAATTACGTGGAACTTCGAATCTTTAGAATTGGTGATCAATCCCCATTGAAAATTGCAGAGGAAGTACAAGGTATCTTGGATGATTTCCAATTACCACCCGGCATAAAATATAGAACGGATAGCAACAGGGCGGCGGATTATGAAGAGCGACTTTCCCTATTGACCGAGAATGGGGTGCTTGCCATCTTGATCGTATTGGTCATATTAACCCTATTTTTGGAATACAGACTGGCATTCTGGGTCATGATGGGCATGACGGTCTCCTTTATCGGGGGAATGATCTTACTGCCATTGATAGGAATCAGCGTAAATATGATATCTATGTTCGGATTTTTGGTAGTTCTAGGTATTGTGGTGGATGATGCCATTGTGGTTGGTGAAAACGTGTACGAGTACAGGCAAAAGGGTCTTAGCCCCATTAAAGCTGCCATTGAAGGTACCAAGGATGTCTCGTTACCGGTTACGTTTAGTATTGTAACCACCATTATTGCTTTTGTACCCCTGCTTTTTATGCCCGGGGAAACCGGCAAATTTTGGCAGCCCTTACCAGCTGTGGTCATCGTAATACTTTCTGTATCCTTGATAGAGGCACTATTTATACTTCCCTCCCACTTGGCTCACTTAAAAAAGGAAAAGAACAAAAATAAATGGGTCCGAAAATTGGAAGGTTGGCAAGGGGCTTTTGCCAAAGGCTTTGATAACTTCATCGAAAAAAGATACAGGCCTATTCTGGACAAATGCCTTCAATACAGATATATCACACTTTGTGCGGCCGTTACGTTATTATTGATCGTTGGCGGATATGGTTATAGTGGCCACATGGGCATGATAATGATGCCAGAAGTTGCCGCTGATGAAATTGAATGCGGGGTGAGGCTTCCCGTAGGAACGACACCGGACCAGGCCGCAAAAGTTGCGAATGAAATTTCCGATGCCACACAACGTATGTTCGAAGAACATAATCTTTACGAAGTTGCGGAAGGTATAAAAACCAACGTAAGGGGACAAAACTTTATTGATGTAGAAATCGTCATGTTGCCGCCGGACCAACGTGATATCACCGCAGGGGAAATGATTGCCCTTTGGCGTGATAATATAGGGGACATTCAAGGCGTAGACCAAATTACGTTTGAGGCGGAGCGTGGGCCCGGAGGCGCCAGACAGGCAATAAGTGTGGATTTGAGCCATTCGGACATCGATGTGTTAGAGCGTGCGAGTGCTTCTTTCGTGGAGCGAATGAAGGCCTTTTCCAATACACGCGATGTTACCGATAATTACAATAAGGGGAAATTACAATATGATTTTAAACTTCTACCGCAAGGAAGAAACCTCGGCCTAACTTCAGATGAAATTGGTCGGCAAGTTCGCGACGGCTTCTTTGGGGCATTGGCCATGCGCCAACTAAGGGGCATGAACGAGATAGAGGTTCGGGTAAAACTACCGCTAGAAGAGCGCAAGGACATTAAAAATCTGCAAGACTTTCTTATTCGCACTTCGGACGGGATTGAAGTTCCCTTAATGGATGTGGTGGAAGTTGAGCAGCGCGAGGCATTTACGAGTATAAACAGAAGGGATGGTAGAAGGGTCGTCAATGTAGGGATGGACGTGGAGCCTGCCAATTCCGTTAGTAGGGTGTTGGCCTCCATGCAAGAAGAGGTCCTGCCCCAACTCAGAAGTGATTTCCCGGGCACCACCTGGACCTTTGAAGGTAGCCAGGCAGATATGCGGGAAAGTACCAATACGTTAAAGGCCGGATTTTCCATTGCCATGTTATTGATATACGCACTCTTGGCCATAGCTTTTAGTAGTTACACCCAACCATTGATCGTGATGACGGCCATTCCGTTCGGAATCGTGGGTGCTGTTATAGGTCATATTTTATTAGGGTACGACCTCTCCTTGGTCAGTCTCATGGGGGTTATAGCCCTTTCAGGTGTAGTTGTAAACGATTCCCTTATTATGATAGACTATGCAAATAAACGCCGATTGGCAGGAGACTCCATATATGAATCCATTCATGAAGCCGGACTTCGCAGGTTCAGGCCCATTATCCTAACAACGATGACCACGTTTGGCGGATTGGCACCAATAATTCTTGAGACTTCCAGTCAGGCATTTTATTTAATACCCATGGCCATTTCGTTAGGTTTCGGAATCATTTTTGCCACCACGATCATCCTAGTGATCGTACCTTGTCTTTATTTGGTTCTGGAAGACATAAAACTTATGCGTAAAAAAGGTAGTACGGTGAAACGGGTCGATGTTCTTGAGGCGTAG
- a CDS encoding DUF2309 domain-containing protein: MNQLDIDILIDKASEYVGNTWPLYSFVTSNPLNGFEKEHFFQATQHASTLLGADMFPKADVYKNALKSGAIDALEIQKILQEKGYSQSPEYYLELMSKQASTRTENSEHRLDQYMVKWLSSFMDEGLAEWQMPYKSYGFYTAWRKLATFDESLGPVRITMIPKTSDEALEMVLNGLSDEEIMKAFEHHLVALPGWTGYTKHRVKNLPTWQREAPITLKDYLAIRLWANKKLGGSLITNEVRIDSKNTISELSYLWLLAWEKSWQKQLLQTLKNSSIETSAPSEFDTDAQMVFCIDTRSELIRRHVENHGNYETFGYAGFFGIAMDYQNPKSGLSQKACPPILDSSYVVSEKAKTEKKGSKKSFDHKNEVRNFWNYFLKRMKNMLPSTFGFVEGSGFFYGVNLTLRTLFSKSVYRWKNKELNAYEAVCTPEIKHTDNNDSVNTSIPLAEKVNIVKSAFALMGWKNFAPLVIFVGHGSHSANNPFGSSLDCGACAATPGRHNARMLAKLANDSEVRKSLIEEHDIKIPETTLFVGAEHNTTTDEIVLFDSDTPKSHQKSLANLKINFKKAQVSATQERLGHKTNSVSLAQLKASNWGETRPEWGLAKNASFIIGPRKMTQNHNLEGRCFLHSYDWNTDQDGKSLEAIMQGPMVVTQWINNHYYFSTVDNDAFGAGTKTTHNVTGKFGVVQGNGGDLKRGLPWESLYEEKDNPYHPPLRLTVVINAPRKRVNKILHRNESLKSLITNEWLHLIIMDPETKSETLWAPSQLASIKEKYKETHKSLTSNTYEEVSV; encoded by the coding sequence ATGAATCAATTGGACATTGACATCCTCATAGATAAAGCATCTGAATATGTTGGCAACACTTGGCCCCTTTATTCATTTGTGACCTCAAATCCCCTTAACGGATTTGAAAAAGAGCATTTTTTCCAGGCAACACAACATGCCAGCACCCTTTTAGGTGCAGACATGTTTCCAAAAGCGGACGTTTATAAAAATGCTTTAAAAAGTGGAGCCATAGACGCTTTGGAAATACAAAAAATATTACAAGAAAAGGGGTATTCCCAGTCCCCAGAGTATTATTTGGAATTAATGTCAAAGCAGGCATCCACAAGAACCGAAAATTCTGAACATAGACTCGATCAATATATGGTCAAATGGCTTTCCTCCTTTATGGACGAAGGTCTGGCTGAATGGCAAATGCCCTACAAGTCGTACGGGTTTTATACGGCCTGGAGAAAACTGGCCACATTTGATGAAAGTCTCGGCCCCGTGCGCATAACCATGATTCCCAAAACCAGCGATGAAGCCCTTGAAATGGTTTTGAACGGACTTTCCGACGAGGAAATCATGAAAGCCTTTGAACACCATTTAGTGGCCCTACCGGGCTGGACAGGTTACACTAAACATAGGGTGAAAAACCTACCCACTTGGCAGCGAGAAGCCCCTATAACACTTAAGGACTATTTGGCCATAAGGCTCTGGGCAAATAAAAAACTGGGAGGTTCCCTTATAACAAATGAGGTAAGAATAGATTCTAAAAATACCATTTCGGAATTGTCATATTTATGGCTCTTGGCTTGGGAAAAAAGTTGGCAAAAACAACTTCTACAAACCCTTAAAAATTCGTCCATTGAGACTTCTGCACCCTCGGAATTTGATACCGATGCACAAATGGTATTTTGTATCGATACACGATCAGAACTTATCCGTAGACACGTTGAAAACCATGGAAACTACGAAACCTTTGGTTATGCAGGTTTTTTTGGTATCGCAATGGACTATCAAAACCCGAAAAGCGGACTTTCCCAAAAGGCCTGTCCCCCAATTTTAGATTCCAGCTACGTTGTTTCCGAAAAAGCCAAAACAGAGAAAAAAGGTTCCAAAAAAAGCTTTGACCATAAAAACGAAGTAAGGAATTTTTGGAACTATTTCCTTAAGCGAATGAAAAATATGTTGCCTTCCACCTTTGGTTTTGTTGAGGGATCTGGATTCTTCTACGGCGTCAATCTAACCTTAAGGACACTTTTTTCAAAAAGCGTATATCGATGGAAAAACAAAGAACTAAATGCCTATGAAGCGGTCTGTACACCCGAAATAAAACATACGGACAACAACGATTCGGTAAATACTTCAATTCCTTTAGCGGAAAAAGTAAACATTGTTAAATCGGCTTTCGCTCTAATGGGATGGAAGAATTTTGCACCGCTAGTGATCTTTGTGGGACACGGAAGCCATTCCGCCAACAACCCATTTGGTTCTAGTTTGGACTGTGGCGCCTGTGCCGCTACCCCGGGAAGGCACAATGCAAGGATGTTGGCCAAGCTTGCCAATGACAGTGAGGTAAGAAAATCGCTTATTGAGGAACATGACATAAAGATTCCTGAAACGACCCTTTTTGTGGGGGCGGAACATAATACCACTACGGATGAAATAGTACTTTTTGATTCAGATACGCCAAAGTCACACCAAAAGTCTTTGGCCAATCTCAAGATAAATTTTAAAAAGGCGCAAGTTTCGGCCACACAAGAAAGACTCGGGCATAAAACGAATAGTGTTTCATTGGCTCAATTAAAAGCGAGCAATTGGGGGGAAACCCGCCCGGAATGGGGACTTGCCAAAAATGCCAGTTTTATCATCGGTCCAAGAAAAATGACTCAGAATCACAATTTGGAAGGACGCTGTTTTTTACATTCCTATGATTGGAATACCGATCAGGATGGAAAATCATTGGAAGCTATTATGCAAGGTCCCATGGTAGTGACCCAATGGATCAACAACCATTATTATTTCTCTACGGTAGATAACGATGCCTTTGGAGCAGGAACCAAGACCACACACAATGTTACAGGGAAGTTTGGTGTGGTGCAGGGTAATGGTGGTGACCTTAAGCGTGGTCTTCCCTGGGAATCCCTTTATGAAGAAAAGGACAACCCATATCACCCGCCGTTAAGGCTGACCGTGGTCATTAACGCTCCACGAAAAAGAGTGAACAAAATTTTACATCGAAACGAATCGTTAAAATCCCTGATTACGAATGAATGGCTCCACCTCATCATCATGGATCCGGAAACCAAATCCGAGACCTTATGGGCACCAAGTCAACTTGCTTCCATTAAAGAAAAATATAAAGAGACCCATAAATCTTTGACAAGCAATACATATGAAGAAGTAAGTGTTTAA
- a CDS encoding efflux RND transporter periplasmic adaptor subunit, producing the protein MTNKKILWICLGILVAGVAVTILIFSTEPEAKTEGATVETAMLVDVTEVEQGTFEPVIVATGTVQPVEDVQLSSLVSGQIIRRDQAFTPGGYVKKNQVLLQIDPSDYENTLALRKSELLQSQTTLDTEMGRQQIASQDLQLIVDDSLFGSNPLSDEERQLVLRKPQLNAVKATIEAAKASVKQAQLNLERTTIRAPFDAHILTQNVSKGSQVSQGDNLGRIVGTDYYWVVATVPVSKLQWLKFPKNSSDQGSTVRIENPTTWPKGTYREGFLDRQIGALDGQTRLARVLVRVEDPLGQKTSSETKPMLIIGSFVDVFINANPVKNVVRIDKGLVRSSETVWVMKDDKLEIREVDIALTDDQYAYISNGLQTGDKVVTTDLSTVSNGIGLRTEGTKTENTSE; encoded by the coding sequence ATGACCAATAAAAAAATACTGTGGATTTGCTTGGGAATTTTAGTGGCCGGTGTAGCCGTGACCATCCTCATTTTTTCCACCGAACCTGAGGCCAAAACGGAAGGTGCCACTGTAGAAACTGCCATGTTGGTGGATGTAACGGAAGTGGAACAGGGCACCTTTGAACCGGTAATCGTGGCCACAGGCACCGTACAACCTGTAGAGGATGTACAATTGAGTTCCTTGGTATCCGGTCAAATCATTAGAAGGGACCAAGCATTTACTCCTGGGGGATATGTAAAAAAGAATCAGGTTTTGCTTCAGATAGATCCATCGGATTATGAAAATACCCTGGCACTCCGTAAAAGTGAATTGTTACAGTCCCAAACTACGCTCGATACCGAAATGGGCCGGCAACAAATCGCTTCCCAAGACCTTCAGCTTATCGTGGACGATTCCTTGTTTGGCAGCAATCCTTTATCGGACGAAGAACGACAGCTCGTACTTAGAAAACCACAATTAAACGCGGTAAAAGCTACAATTGAAGCTGCCAAGGCTTCGGTAAAACAGGCCCAACTCAATCTCGAAAGAACAACGATAAGGGCGCCTTTTGACGCACATATTCTTACCCAAAATGTTTCCAAGGGATCACAGGTTTCGCAGGGCGATAACTTGGGCAGAATCGTAGGAACGGATTATTACTGGGTCGTCGCCACGGTTCCCGTATCCAAACTGCAATGGTTGAAATTCCCAAAAAACAGTTCCGACCAAGGATCTACAGTACGAATAGAAAATCCCACTACCTGGCCTAAGGGAACCTATAGGGAAGGTTTTTTAGACCGCCAAATTGGTGCACTGGACGGGCAGACCAGATTGGCCCGTGTATTGGTACGTGTGGAGGATCCGCTAGGTCAAAAAACAAGTTCTGAAACTAAACCTATGTTGATCATAGGTTCCTTTGTGGATGTTTTCATCAACGCCAACCCTGTTAAAAATGTAGTACGGATAGATAAAGGTCTAGTTCGCAGTAGTGAGACCGTTTGGGTGATGAAGGATGACAAGTTGGAAATTCGAGAAGTGGATATCGCCCTGACGGATGACCAATATGCCTATATATCAAACGGATTACAAACTGGCGACAAAGTGGTCACAACAGATTTGAGCACGGTAAGTAACGGTATTGGCTTACGTACCGAAGGAACAAAAACGGAGAATACATCAGAATAA
- a CDS encoding DUF2188 domain-containing protein, with amino-acid sequence MATTKSWLRTLIELLEVFFNSSRSLNRKRTWNQHVVPYENAWAVRREGNKRITSKHRKQSTALEKAKKLARKYNADVIIHRENGEIRDRISYSKQDT; translated from the coding sequence ATGGCAACCACTAAATCTTGGTTACGCACCCTAATAGAACTCCTGGAAGTATTTTTCAACAGCTCCCGAAGCCTAAATCGGAAACGGACTTGGAACCAACATGTAGTTCCCTACGAAAATGCTTGGGCCGTTCGCCGCGAAGGAAATAAGCGTATTACCAGCAAGCATAGAAAACAGAGTACGGCCTTAGAAAAAGCCAAAAAATTGGCCCGAAAATATAATGCGGACGTCATCATTCACCGGGAAAATGGGGAAATTCGTGACAGAATAAGTTATTCAAAACAAGACACTTAA
- a CDS encoding efflux transporter outer membrane subunit, giving the protein MPQILQPAIRTFLKITPFKQPSNKGKTIAYFLFSLLIFLGCSPKYTNVSLPIENVQEFSPAGNMALEEKWWTAFEDEQLNILIDSALRSNMNLAAVWEQFMASKAVVRRQASNKWPQIDASAQTARNFPEPDFVGGENTQLGLSTSYEVDLWGRIRTAVQAEKLRAEATLFDYRTAAITLSAQIASTWYQLVAAKKQLQITEEQIAVNEDIIKLIRSRFVGGQIRAVDILRQAQLLESTKEQRIIFRTNVKLLENQLAVLLGRQPQEGLQLESKPLPTLNQLPKTGLPLELVRRRPDIQRSYALLLAADRDMASSVKNKYPRLSLSARGQLRSNNFDNLFKNWAYSIAGNLLAPLFYGGRLSAEVDRTEAIKRQRLYEYGQATLIAFQEVENGVTRDIMQKERLENIERQLELAEKSNKQLRVEFLNGFSPYLDVLLGLNSEQQLRRDYLDAQLQQIQIRIDLYRALAGGFETYREIDMEKTR; this is encoded by the coding sequence ATGCCACAGATACTCCAACCAGCTATCCGCACATTCCTAAAAATCACACCCTTTAAGCAACCCAGCAATAAAGGAAAAACCATTGCATATTTTCTATTTTCCTTACTTATTTTTTTAGGCTGTTCTCCGAAGTATACCAACGTCTCCCTTCCTATTGAAAATGTCCAAGAATTTTCACCTGCCGGCAACATGGCCTTAGAGGAAAAATGGTGGACTGCCTTTGAAGATGAACAATTGAACATATTAATTGATAGTGCCCTCCGTTCCAATATGAATCTTGCGGCCGTATGGGAACAGTTTATGGCATCCAAAGCCGTAGTGCGTAGACAGGCCTCCAATAAATGGCCACAGATAGACGCTTCGGCACAGACAGCACGTAATTTCCCGGAACCGGATTTTGTAGGTGGTGAAAACACCCAGTTAGGACTTTCTACTTCCTACGAGGTGGATTTATGGGGTAGGATCCGTACCGCCGTGCAGGCCGAAAAACTTCGGGCGGAGGCCACATTATTTGATTACAGAACGGCGGCCATTACCTTGTCCGCCCAAATTGCTTCCACATGGTATCAATTGGTGGCCGCAAAAAAGCAATTGCAGATTACGGAAGAGCAGATAGCCGTAAATGAGGATATCATCAAATTGATACGCTCCAGATTTGTAGGGGGTCAAATTAGGGCCGTGGATATCTTACGGCAAGCACAATTATTGGAAAGCACTAAGGAACAACGGATAATTTTCAGAACCAATGTGAAACTTTTAGAAAATCAACTCGCCGTACTTCTAGGCAGGCAGCCGCAAGAAGGCCTTCAATTGGAGTCCAAACCCCTGCCTACGCTCAACCAACTGCCCAAAACGGGACTACCCTTGGAGTTGGTAAGAAGAAGACCGGACATACAACGTTCCTATGCACTGTTATTGGCGGCGGATCGGGATATGGCCTCATCGGTAAAAAATAAATATCCAAGACTCTCCCTGAGTGCCAGAGGTCAGCTACGTTCCAATAATTTTGACAACCTTTTTAAGAATTGGGCCTACTCCATCGCCGGTAATTTGTTGGCCCCATTATTTTATGGAGGACGGTTAAGTGCCGAGGTAGACAGAACCGAAGCCATTAAACGCCAACGACTTTATGAATACGGTCAGGCCACCCTTATAGCTTTCCAAGAAGTGGAAAACGGGGTTACGAGAGACATCATGCAAAAAGAGCGTTTGGAAAATATTGAAAGGCAGCTGGAATTAGCCGAAAAAAGTAACAAACAATTGCGCGTGGAGTTTCTAAATGGTTTCAGTCCATACTTGGACGTGCTCCTTGGTTTGAATTCTGAACAACAGCTAAGAAGGGATTATTTGGACGCACAATTACAACAAATTCAGATTCGGATAGATTTATACCGTGCCTTGGCGGGCGGTTTTGAAACGTATCGGGAAATTGACATGGAAAAAACTAGATAA